Sequence from the Seonamhaeicola sp. ML3 genome:
CAATACCTTTAAGATAGGGTAGTTGCCTGTGCAGTCCATCTAATGTTTCAAAATTGGTGTAAAGTAGTATTAAACTTCGGTGCGTAATATTTCGTTTAATATCTGCGTATAATCTTCCGTAGTCACTTTCAAAAAAATCGGTATTAACGTTATAAAGGGCTTCAAGAATTAAGTTCATTTGTGAAGTACGCCGTTCGGCAACTACACGATTTTCAACTTTTTTAGAGAAAGAAAAAATGCCAGCTTTATCCTGTTTTTTCAGTGCTACATTAGAGATTACCAAAGACGCATTAATCGCATAATCTAGAAGAGATAGTTCATTAAAAGGCATTTTCATGACACGACCTTTATCGATTACCGAATAAATTGGCTGGGATTTTTCATCTTGATATTGATTGACCATTAATTGGTTTTTCTTGGCCGTTGCTTTCCAGTTTATGGTTCTTAAATCATCACCTTGTACATATTCTTTAATTTGTTCAAATTCCATGGTATGTCCCAACCTACGCACCTTTTTAATACCATATTGGTTCAGATTATTGCTAATGGCCAATAAGTTGTATTTACGTAACTGGATAAAGCTGGGATAGGTTGGCACCATATCACCTTCATTAAAACTGAATCGCCTTGCGACGAGTCCAAACACTGAGGTTGCGTAAATGTTGAGTTTGCCGAAATGGTATTCGCCTCTTTCGGTTGGTCTTAATTCGTATTCCAGTTCATTAACGCTACTAGGTGCTAACTTTCTGTATATTTTAAAGTTTCTAACTTGAAATTGTTCTGGGATTTCATCAATAATTCTAATAAAAACTGGAAACGTGTAATAGTTCTCTATGCTTAAATGAATAGGGTTTTGGTCACCATTTGAGAGTTTTTCGGGTAATGTTCTAACACCTTTAATACCTCTTTTCGCTCTAAAAAGAATTAAAGCGTCTAAAGCTGTAAGTACCACTAAAACCAAAAGTAAAAGTTTAACTGTGTTAAACCAAACTGGAAAAATAAAACTGATTACAAACAAAATCATGATGCCAATGCAGGCATAGAAAAATCGGTTTTGTATGTAAAAGGGTTTTAGGCGTTTCACTAATATTAGTTAAAAAGTTAAAAGTTAAAAATTTATTTCCATTTCCAGTTTAGTTTGTTTTCTATTGGAATAGCAAGTTTGACAAATTCTTCCTTAAAATGATTTATATTTTTAATACCTCTTTTGGGAATAATAATAGAGGCATTTGTTGTAATATTTAAAAAGAAAGTCTCTTTGATTTCCGTCAAGGATTTTATTTCGCTAATTTTTGTTTTTGTTTCTCCTGTAAAATCTTCGGTTATAATTAAGTCTGAGGTTACTTCTAATTTTATGGGTTTAAAAAAACTGTTCTTATAGTTGTTATTTACAGATTTTATATAATGCTTTCTATACCTATATTTTGTATAGATAGGGTATAGAATAAACCAAATTATAGACAAGACTAGAAATATAATACTGAGGGTGGTTTTCCCCTTTGAATATTCCAAAAATGCGAAGACTAGGTAAATAGAAGGAATTAAAAATCTCATAATGAGTCTTCTCTTTTTTATACTTTCTGAATTGGAAGCAACAAATAGGTGATATTGAATAAAGTCGTCTTCATCTAGTGTATATTCTAACTTCATTTTGGCTTACCTAGGAATTTCAACAGCTTCAATAATCTGCTTAATAATTTGTTTTGTGGTAATACCCTCCATTTCACGTTCTGGAGTTACAATGACCCTGTGCTGTAATACTGGAATAGCGGCTTGTTTAATGTCTTCTGGCGTAACGAAATCACGTCCTCCCATGGCAGCAAAAGCCTTACTCGCTTTAAGTATAGCGATAGATGCTCTTGGCGAAGCGCCTAGATATAAAAATGGGTTGCTTCTGGTATTTACTATAATATCGGCGATATATTTTACTAAATGGGATTCAATAATGACTTGATTAACCAAGCCTTGGAATTTTGCAATTTGATCTTTTGATAGGTGAGCGGTAACCTTATCGGTCTTAGTGCCACCCTGTAATGCTTGTTCTCTGTTAATTATTTCTATTTCTTCCTCAGCATTTGGATAGTCGATATCAATTTTGAACAAAAATCGGTCTAATTGAGCTTCAGGAAGTCTATATGTTCCCTCTTGTTCTACCGGGTTTTGTGTGGCTAATACTATGAAAGGTAGGTCCATAATATATTTATGACCATCTATAGTAATTTGACGTTCTTCCATTACTTCGAACAGAGCGGCTTGTGTTTTTGCTGGTGCTCTATTAATTTCATCAATAAGAATCATGTTAGAAAATATAGGGCCCTGTTTAAACTCAAATTCTGAAGATTTTACATTAAAAACAGAAGTACCCAAGATATCACTAGGCATTAAATCTGGTGTAAACTGAATTCTACTAAAGCCTATATCTAGTGATTTAGCCAAAAGCTTTGCCGATATGGTTTTTGCAACCCCAGGAACACCTTCAATTAGGGAATGCCCGTTGGCTAGAATGGAAGCAATCAATAAATCAATCATACCTTTTTGCCCAACAATCACCTTTCCTATTTCGGTTTTAATAAGCGCTATGCCGTCTTGCAGTTCGGTTAAGTCGATACGTGTTTTAAAATTTAAATTGTCACCAATTTCTGTATTTGCACCAGCAAGTGTGTCTTCAAATTCTTGTTGTTCGTTTTGAGGCTTTAAAGCGTCATCTTGTGGGTTCTCTAAATGCTCCATAATTTATTTGGTATAAAAATCTTCAATTAATCTGTTAAGCTCAAGCAAGTCTGTTTCGGTACAGTTACTTTTAGCCTTTAAATTTAAAATAAGCGTAATTAATGCTTTAATATCGTTTTTGTCTTTATTGGATTTTAGACTTAAGTTTTTTATGAATTTGTCATCCAATAATTCAGTGTTTATATAGTATGTACGTCTTAAATGTTCTAAAAAGTACGTTATTTTTTTCTCAATAATAGTATTGTGGTCTTTAGTCTCATAGTAAAGATTACCTATGGTCTTGGTAAAGGCAATTGTTGAGTTTTCTAGTGGTTTAATAACTTTAACAATTCGTTGTCGTCTTTTAGAATTAAAAATCATGAAAAGAATTAAACTTACTAACGCCAGCCACCATGCGTTTCTTAAGGCCGGTTTGCTCAAAATAAACCTTAAAGGGGAGTTGCTCAAATTCGTATTGGTCTTATTTCGAGAATCAAAATGAATAACATCATCCTGTAAATAAGACATAACAGCAGCAGCATACTTTTTATTGTTGTTTTTTAGAAGATGATAGTTTGTGAAAGCTACGGGTTGTAGGTGCAGATAAATATTGCCCTGACCATGTTCTATCTTTACGAAGTTTACCTTGTTAACAGCGTCGAATTTTTGATATCCCAAAACAGTTGTCGACAAGGAATCGAGTTTAGAAAAATAATTGTTACTAAGTCCTTTTTCTACCTTAATAGAGTCTTCTTTGAATAAGGGGTTTGCCAAACTAAATTCGGCACTTCCAATAAAATCATATGCATATTCAATTTTAGCAGAAAGGCTGTCTAAAATCATTTTTGGTGGATAATTGGAAGCAATGAATACATCGTTACCATGTGATGCAAAGTCCAATAGTTCTTGAGCAGAAATATCATCTGTTTCAGAAAACCCTTTAATAAGCATATAAGTTCCGCTTGTGTTGTATAGGCTGTCTTCCCAATTATATAAATCATCAAAATACTCATAAGGTGTGGTCTTAATAGACTTTACGTCGCTATTGGGAAATAGGTTTTTTAGTTGGTCATGAAAAATAAATGTGCCATAGGGTTTTTTATGTAACTCGTTGTAGGTTTTAGACCA
This genomic interval carries:
- a CDS encoding DUF58 domain-containing protein, whose translation is MKRLKPFYIQNRFFYACIGIMILFVISFIFPVWFNTVKLLLLVLVVLTALDALILFRAKRGIKGVRTLPEKLSNGDQNPIHLSIENYYTFPVFIRIIDEIPEQFQVRNFKIYRKLAPSSVNELEYELRPTERGEYHFGKLNIYATSVFGLVARRFSFNEGDMVPTYPSFIQLRKYNLLAISNNLNQYGIKKVRRLGHTMEFEQIKEYVQGDDLRTINWKATAKKNQLMVNQYQDEKSQPIYSVIDKGRVMKMPFNELSLLDYAINASLVISNVALKKQDKAGIFSFSKKVENRVVAERRTSQMNLILEALYNVNTDFFESDYGRLYADIKRNITHRSLILLYTNFETLDGLHRQLPYLKGIAKSHLLVVIFFKNTELNSLIRNKAETVQQAYDKVIAEKFAFEKRLIVNELKKYGIYSILTTPENLTIDTINKYLEIKARGLL
- a CDS encoding YcxB family protein, with amino-acid sequence MKLEYTLDEDDFIQYHLFVASNSESIKKRRLIMRFLIPSIYLVFAFLEYSKGKTTLSIIFLVLSIIWFILYPIYTKYRYRKHYIKSVNNNYKNSFFKPIKLEVTSDLIITEDFTGETKTKISEIKSLTEIKETFFLNITTNASIIIPKRGIKNINHFKEEFVKLAIPIENKLNWKWK
- a CDS encoding MoxR family ATPase — its product is MEHLENPQDDALKPQNEQQEFEDTLAGANTEIGDNLNFKTRIDLTELQDGIALIKTEIGKVIVGQKGMIDLLIASILANGHSLIEGVPGVAKTISAKLLAKSLDIGFSRIQFTPDLMPSDILGTSVFNVKSSEFEFKQGPIFSNMILIDEINRAPAKTQAALFEVMEERQITIDGHKYIMDLPFIVLATQNPVEQEGTYRLPEAQLDRFLFKIDIDYPNAEEEIEIINREQALQGGTKTDKVTAHLSKDQIAKFQGLVNQVIIESHLVKYIADIIVNTRSNPFLYLGASPRASIAILKASKAFAAMGGRDFVTPEDIKQAAIPVLQHRVIVTPEREMEGITTKQIIKQIIEAVEIPR
- a CDS encoding DUF4350 domain-containing protein, with the protein product MNKTLKIYLGLLVLLFAIVIAIDFSKPKPIDWSKTYNELHKKPYGTFIFHDQLKNLFPNSDVKSIKTTPYEYFDDLYNWEDSLYNTSGTYMLIKGFSETDDISAQELLDFASHGNDVFIASNYPPKMILDSLSAKIEYAYDFIGSAEFSLANPLFKEDSIKVEKGLSNNYFSKLDSLSTTVLGYQKFDAVNKVNFVKIEHGQGNIYLHLQPVAFTNYHLLKNNNKKYAAAVMSYLQDDVIHFDSRNKTNTNLSNSPLRFILSKPALRNAWWLALVSLILFMIFNSKRRQRIVKVIKPLENSTIAFTKTIGNLYYETKDHNTIIEKKITYFLEHLRRTYYINTELLDDKFIKNLSLKSNKDKNDIKALITLILNLKAKSNCTETDLLELNRLIEDFYTK